The genome window GCACGATGACTATTACAGGGAATTCGGTGTAGGAGATATAAATTCCATAACCGCTACGGTTTCCGCCCGTTTCTAGTTTTGGAAAGGCAGGCGTATTGGAGATCAGCGGATAAAAAGGGATAGGGGAATAAGATATGAATGAGTCGAGATCGCTCAAGTTTTTACTCATAATTTTGGTGTTGATTGGTCTGCTATTGCTATTGCCAGGCTGTAAAAAAGAAGAGACCAATCTCAAATTTAACCACAAGCTGCACGTAATTGACAACCAGATGGCGTGTGCAACCTGCCATGCGTCAGGCGAAAAGGGAAAGCTGCAGAACCCAGGCATGGACAAGTGTTCCGAATGCCATGAAATAGATACTGACCATCCGTCTGAAAAGTGCCTTTTGTGCCATTCCGTAAAGAGCGCGGCCCACGATTACGAGGTGTCTGAGTCTGTACCGGAGAAACCGAAGAGCTATAAAGACCTCAAATTCAGCCATGAATATCATGAAGGTGTTGAATGTAATACGTGCCACAAGGGGATAGATAAACAGGATTCTCTCTCGCAAATAGAGTGGCCTGATATGTTTGTTTGCAAGAGGTGCCACAACGGGAAAGAGGCCCCGATCACCTGTGAGGTCTGCCATGAGAAGATCAGAAAGGATATAGCACCAGAGAGCCATCATGGCGACTGGACCATGCACCACGGCCTCGAGAGCCGTTTCGACAGGTCATGCCAGTTCTGTCATGAAAATCAGGAGCGCTTCTGTCAGGATTGCCACAGGACACAGAAGCCGAAGGATCATATATTCAATTGGAAGACGACGCAGCACGGCGAGGAGGCGACACATGACCGTCGTCTGTGCACGACTTGTCATACAGCAAGTTACTGTTCTGATTGTCACAGGTCAGAGCAGCCCATCTCGCACAGGCGTGCAGACTGGATGGCGCTCAGCCGAGAAAACGGCCATGCCGAGGAGGCGCGCCGCAATTTCAGGAGCTGCAATGTGTGTCACGAAACAAGCGAGTGCATGAAGTGTCATCAGTCGATCATCTTGAGGAGATAGCGCCGAGAGATCGGAGATATCTTGATATATCTTTTAGATTACTATCCAAAGGGAGGCTTTGAGGGATGTCTAACAAAATTACAAGGATTTCAAGATCAATCTTGTGGGTGATAGCAGCAGGTCTCATTATCCCGGCCCTGGCGTTCGCTCACCCGGCGGTCCGACTCCTGGACGCCAACGGGATGCCTATAAAAGATCAGTTGAATCCGTCGGATACGGTGGTTGCCGCAAATGGTTCAGTTTATATGAGGGGTCCTGCCTACAGCCCGAAGCAGACATGTGGCAAGTGCCATGACTATCAGGCGATTACAAGGGCCTATCACTTCCGTGAAGGCGCTGGCGCCTACGGTCAGGACCTTAGCGACCACTGGAGCGCGAAAAACAAAGATAACCCCCTTTACCGCTATCTAGCCAATGCCTATGGGCATCTGATAAGCCCTGGGCAATTCGGCGCGTGGTGACCGCCGTCTTACCGCCAGTTGGCGGCTAAGTCGGAGCGTGGTGGATTAAAAAGCCCATTTACCTCAGAGGGCAAGAGATACTTTTTTGATGTCGGGACCGCTGATGAGATGGGGGTCTGTTACTCATGCCATCCAGGCGGTGGGCCTGCAGAGGGCATCGTTCAGGCAAACGGAACGGTTATTCCCTATACGGATTCGACTCTCAAGCCTGTTCATACCTATGATAGGGATTTCTACGATTACAGCCCGTATGCCACTACAGAGGCATTGAATAGCCAGGCGTCAATCAGCGATACCATAGCTGCAATTGGTGCGCCCAAGGCGCACGACTGGCATCAGTCAGGCGTCATGGAGGCGGACTGCCTCCTATGTCATATCGATCCTCAGAGTCCATATGCACTGAAGGCTGCGGATGGGCTAAAGGCCCAGCCGTTCAGGCCTAGGCTTATGATCTTTGCATCCAGACAAAACGGTCAGGTGCAGAGCATCTCGCTCGGCATGCCGTTAAATTATGGGCTTTTTAATGAATCGGCCTTTTCCTATACCAACGATCCCCAGAGGATGTCCAGGCCGACGAAGATGTTGGCCCTTGACATGTTGCCGCCAGATGTCGTTGGGCAGATGATGAAGATGTGGACAGACGGGCTCAAACAAATAGAAAAAAGCGGGATAAGCCTTCCTTACGCCCTTTACGGCCCGAATGTCAACAAGATATGGACATCAACCGGTATAAAAGGCGCCTATTGTCCAAACCCGGCAGGGCCTGCGGATGAGGCTGCCAGGCTTGCAAACGCCGCTGGCGCCATAAACCAGCTCTTTTCTCAACTCCTTGGATTCATGCAGTCCAAAGGTCTTATCTCGTCAAGTGCCACCATGAACGACATGATGGCCCTATTTTTTAACGATTTTATATATGGTTACAAGATAAAGGACCAGATGGGCAACCTCCTTCCCATACCTGTTCCTTTAAGGGCGTATGAGCCAGGGAAATTCTATACCGACTGGGATGACTGTAATGCCTCTGTAAGGGATTATGTGAGGGCCCCGCTTATCGAAGGTGAAGGCATTCCTTACTCAGGCAAGGTCGGCATGGGCTGGGGGGCGGCCATGTATGCCGTGCAGAGGGCTATGCAGGGGGATAGCCGCTATATCACCCCTGCCGGGACCCCGGATGTGGCTGCAGTTATGGCCGATGTGCAAAAGGGTGTTATAAGTCAAAGTGCGATCCAGCCGGCCCTTCATGAGTATTTGCCCAACTTTTTCTATATGATGCCTACAGCGGGTTTAATGGGGCTTGATCTCAATCAGGACGGCGCGCCCCTTACTTATGTGCGTATTGACAAGAGCGGCGGGAGCTGGCAGGCGAAGGCGTATTGGAACACAGCAGACCTTGGGGATGGATATCTCCGCATAGACATGTTTGGAGGTCCTAAAGATATAGGCTCATACAAGTGGGTCAATATATGCGGCCAGTGCCATGTGATGACCAAAGATCACGGTAACAGCGAATGGAATTACGCCCGTCCCTACAACCTCGGGATGCCTGCCGACTGGGTCAAAAATGGCCAGTATGTCAATTTCACCAACGATATAGAGGCGTCCGGTTATGATGTTCATATGTCATCAAAGAAGATGGGTTGCGGATCGTGTCATCTTAGGGCGGTCGGTACGGTAGAGGATAAGCATAATTTCTTGAAGGGTACCGATACCGCTCACATGGTCAGCAACGAGCTTGACAATAATCCGAAACCGAAGACATGCGAGTATTGTCACCTTTCGGGCGGTGATCCGCAGGCGCCTAATCCTACCGCCGCCCATGAGGAGAAATTCGGCGAAAATACAGGCCGTCACATGGCTGAGATCGCCTGCGAGACATGCCATGTGCCGTATAGAAGGACGTGGCGTTTCAGGACATTTGACGACACCATGGGATATTTCAGCAATTTTGACAACCGCATGGGTTACAATATACTCCCCGGCGGTGACGGCAAGATGGCTGCCTATCCGCCCGAATATGCCCTGTCCCCTGTCTATGGGACGTCTCCAGGGTACGGCATAGCGCACTTCAATATGCTATCACAACATATAGACGCAAATGGTGGTGGCGTGGTGCCCATGGACTATGTCTCACAGATGGTGGACTACTTCAACATGAGCGGCTCAGCCGATCCAGGTCAAATTGTGAACGGCATGCCTACGAATCCTGGCTTTGATTTCTGGCGTTATTTCTATGAGGCAAGCCTGAATCAGTACAAGGCCATGGGTGTCCCGTTGAACTATGACCCGGCCCACGACAATGAGGTATTTCCGCCTCTATACTATGCAAACTCAAGAAACGGTTATCCGCAGATAGTGATTGGCAATCCGATTACTATCATGACATGGGTTGACGCCAACCCGCAGCCGGATCACGATATGAGTGATCTGCCATACGGCGGGGCCAAGGTGCTCTATCTAAGGGAGATAAATGCAGCTATACAGGCTTATATCCCGCCGCTCCAGGTCGGGGCTGTTGATCCAAGGACGCTTGCAGGCATCCCGCCGAATGATCCCAACTGGGCAAGGAACCCAAATGTGGGCAAGATCATTCTAAAAGACAGCGGCTATGTCATATTCGACCATACCGGAGACATGTATCCCGATCTGTGGTGGGACGAGGATGTGCGCGCCATGCAGCAGGCACTAGTGAAGGTCCTGAAGGCAGAGGGCGAAACAGATCCCAAGCCGATCATCTTTGTGGCCGCCCATTATTTCTCCGATTCGCACGGGGTTCAGCCAAAGGAGAAGGCATTGGGCGCAAGATCCTGCTTCGACTGTCATGGGGATTATACAAAAGATCCAGGTGCGCACAGGATTACCGACAGGATTATCACTTATGTGTCGTGGGCCCCGCCTTGGTTCAGGGATGATAATCGTGTCATGAAGTATGACCCGGCAAAGGGCATGGTCCCGGCCAACCCGAATGGCCTCTTCATAGTTGACGGCGAGGTGGCCTACATTCAGCCGCAGCAAGCCGACAACTTGAGCGTACTCGGCGCTAAGGCCCAAGACGTCTTGGCCCTTAGTAAACATCATGCAGAGGAGCTCTTCTATATAACGAGCGAAGGCAGCGTTCGCGGTTATGATATAACCGAGATCAACGATCCATCGAAATTTACCCCGGATGAGCTGGCCGCAGAATACGCCAAACAGGTGGTAAATGGCCCTTGGTCGGACAAGCTCTATTTCTATATACCCGAAGATCTGAAGCCCGAGCTTTCAGAGTGCGGTTTTCAGCCGCAGGCCGAGTCTGTCTACCTCGACGGCATCGGCCTTGCCGATGCCTATGTGCTGAGGTTGGGGCTTAATACCGCGGAGAAAAAGGCCATGATCGTTAAACTGCCTTTCACTGGGGCACAGCCGGAGATCTGGACCAAGGTTGCAGGCGATACCGTATTCAGGAAAGACGCAAGCGCAGCTATTGTAGGGTATTCGAGTGCCTATGTAGTAGCGAAGGTCAATCATCCTGGCGAATTTGTCTGTGTTGAACATGGCCTTGTCTCAGGCGCTAACTCCGATCTCTGGAAACCATTCATAAAGAAATAGCAGCTACTGAATGGAGAGAGGGTGATTGTCTAAAGACAGGGCGGTTTCAATCGCCCTGTCTTTAGTGTGCGCACCCTGCTGCAGTTCTTGACACAGGGGTCGTTGGCTGGGTCTGGGGAGGCCGCATTGTGGTTGGTTTTATTTGGGGCCTTTGATTGCGTGCGTCATCTTATTTTTCGCAGCTGCATCATGCAGTTTTATCTATAAGGGATCCAGATGATTCGGATCCTTTTCTGCCCTTCTCTGTAAGTTTTTTTTCTATCTCTTGTTGTGTGAATACCATTACCACTTTATCTGATGCCCTGTCGCTTATCTCCAATACAAGCTCCCCATTTTCTCTATTTATGCGCCATCGCGTCTTGTATTTCCTTGTGGATTTTAGGCCGTCAGGTAAGATGTTGGCGATAAGCCCAAACCCTGCTTCATGCATGAAATCCTTGAAACCATTGTCTGGCCTTTTGTCCATAGGCGTCTGAAATGTCCCTCTTGCGCTTTCTTGGACAGGCTTGATGTCTCTAGGTTCTTTCTTTTCGGACCTTATTTGTATCAGAATGGCGGGATTTGCATTGGTTGGATCGATGCCTTTGTTATCCATGGCGACCTCTTACAAGGGTTTTTTATTATTATCGCCACAATCTGGATAGATGTTTAAAAAGTGGTTTTAGTGCCTTAAGATTTCAAGAATAGATATCTAAGCGATATTAAAGAGTTATGATGTCAGTTTATAATCTTGAAGATACGGTCAAGCCTGGGCCTAAAGTCATCGGAATCCCAAGACCAGTAGATGATCAAGGCCTTTCCCCTTACATCTTTTAAAGGGACAAAACCCCAAAACCTGCTGTCGTAGCTCTGATCCCTGTTGTCTCCCATGACAAAAAGACTATCCTTCGGGACGATTATAGGCCCCATATTGTCCCTCGGGCTGACAGAAGCCGGGAGTATCCTTGGGTCTGTATGTTGCACCCCAGGTGGGTCGGGATATAACCGGCCGTTTACATAGACCTTTTTATTTATTATCTCTACAGTATCGCCTCCTATGCCGATCACCCGTTTTATAAAGTCCTTTGACGGATCAAGCGGATATATGAATACGATTACATCGCCCCGCTTCGGTTTTTCTCCTTTTATCCAGAGCGTTTGAGTAAAAGGGTTTCTGACACCATAGATAAATTTGTTGACCAGCAAATGATCGCCGACCAAGAGGGTCTGCATCATGGACCCGGATGGTATCTTGAAGGCCTGGATGACGAATGTCCTGATTGTCAGCGCAAGGATAAGGGCGATCAATATCGCCTGGATATATTCCCATACAGCCTTGCCCCAGTGTTCGCCCGACTGTTTTGTATCGATTGAATATCTTGTTGATTTCATGAATTTTTCATATTAACTTAATATTTGATGAATGCAAGCCGTCATGATTGATTGCTATCGGTCTCGCCATACCCTAGGTTGTAAGCAGGTGGTGAGTCGTTGCCGAAAACGGAATAATGTTTTGTTTTTAAGGAGGATCCCTGATGTTTAAAAAAATTATATTTGTTCTGTTTCTTGCATCCTTTTGTTTGACTGCAGCTGGTTGTAATACCATACATGGGCTGGGCAAGGATATAGAAAAAGGGGGCGAGGCTATTCAAAAATCTACGAGATAGCTCGTGCATATCTTTATCTTTCAAGACCTTGCAAAAAGATCTTGCCTTTTTCGCAGACAGGCGGGGCATGCAGCGGGGTCCAATTTCGCATTACAGGGTCGCTGAAGTCTTTGTGGCAATTCAAGCACAGGCCTACATATAGTATTCTTGTAATCTCGTTTCTGTTAAAGGGTCGCAGATTCGGTCTTGATGTATGAACCAACGGCCTTCCGGCAAGGCCCACGAAGGCATCTAGGGGGTGACTGATACCGCCTGATGGTGCGGATGACAAGGCAGGGCGGAAGCCCCATGTGCCATTTCGGCGGATGAAAAGATTTCCCTCGCCGAGCCCTAGTGCCCTTGGGTCTTGGTGGCATTCCTTGCAGGTCCTTGCCTTTTTCTGTGTAGTATGCGGGTCCATCCACGAAATGGTGAGTCTTGTGAAGTCCTTTTTCCATTTCCCCCTTTCGTCCAGAAAGGATGCGAAATCTTGTCATCCAGGCACCAGGATCACCACCTTGTCCTGGTCTGTACCATCCTTCTTTTCTTCCATTATGCCAAGAGACGGTGCGTCAAGGCGCATGAAGCCCTTGAACTCCTGCCATAGACCAGGGGTATTTTTATTTACTACTTTGTCAAGCTGTGGTTTTGCCTTCTCATTTCTCACATGGCATCCAAAGCACTGAGGCACCCATGTGCTGTGGCAGGCCTGACATGAAAGGCGCCGGTGAACCGGGTGGTTGCACGCCGTCTGGTCAGGATTTTTTAAAGGATGGAGCTTTTTGTCATTTTTGCCTAACAGGAAAAAACGGCCATCTTTGGACTCGATGTTCAGTCTGGGATACAGGGGGATCTTGTCACCCTTTGGGTATAGTTTTTCATCATCGGATTTATTGATTTTGTACATATATTCCAGGGCCTTTTCGTCCCCGTGACACAGAGAGCAATTTATCTCAAGCTGGTACTCCATGTGCGGCCTCTGCACACCGTCTCCCATGGTCTCTCTCTGTGTGTGGCAGTCGATGCAGATAAGACCTGCCTTGTGATGGACGTCTTCAGGGAGATCTTGATAAAAACGGCCGTCTTCCAGGACTTTGTTGTTTGGATGTCCTGCCTCAAGAGGGGCGCCGTAGCCGTCGGTTTCATAAATGCCCTGATATGAAAGCCCGATCCGCCCGCTGCGGTTGTGGCAACGCACACAGTTTTCCATGGGGATGGACCTGGTTATATATGGGTGTTCCTGTCCCTTTTTTATATCTTTCGGCCCGGGCACAAGGTGACAGGCCGTGCACCCTCCACCTTTGTGTTTCAGAAAATAGGGCAGGGTTCTTCTTTCAACCCAGAGATGGCAGCTCCCGCACAGCTTTCTGAAGTAATCGGTCGCAGGTGAGTCGAACCCGGTTTTTTTGAGATATTCTACGGTTATCGCCTCGTTGTGGTTTTTGGTCTCGCCCCAATAGTACCTAAGTGTGCTTATGATCCCGCGGTTTGTGGCCATCAATGAATTCTTGACCCAGGCGGCCTCCCGCGGGTGGCAGCCCTCTTGTCCGCAGGTCTCTCCGACGTATTTCAACTCGCCGGGGTTTAGGACCATGCCCCTATGGGCATCGAATACGTCGCCTGAAAGTGGATTACCCATATGGCATACGGAACAACCAAGAACCTCCCGACCATGCGCCTTATCAGGTGTTTCCTTGTGGCAGCTGAGGCACATTTCCACCCTGCCGCCTGAAGTGCGGCTGACGGTCACCGCCTTCCTTGGGATATCTTTTCCACCCATTTTCTTTTCTGGGCGTGCAAGTGCTGCAAGGCCGAGGATGATCAAGACCACGGAAAGGGTGGTAATGCACACAAAGAATGTCTTTTGAGACAGGTTGCGGCACATGTCATTAAATAAAAAAATAAAAAAGGCCGGGTAGACCCGGCCTCAGAGGAATTTTGAAAGATTAAGCAGCGAATGCCTTCTCAAGGGGCGGAACCATCTGTTTTTTACGGCTCATGACCCCCGGAAGCCACACAGAATTGCCTTCAAGCTTCTTGCCGAATGCCTTTTCGACTATTGAAGGGTCGTCGGTCACGGCCAAGAGCTCTGTCCCTTCTTTTTCCATGGTGTCGGTAAGCATCAAAAATACACTGTGACGATTGCCGTCCACCTTCATCTTCTTGAGGTTGTCCATGATGGCACATTTGAGGTCATTGCTGACCTGGCTCAAAGAGACCAGTTCGAGTTGACCTATACCCACGGTCTTGCCGCTCATATTGAAGTCTTTGTAGTCTCTGTGGATTAGATCCATTGGGGGTACGCCTTCCACTGAACTCTTGGCCTTGGCGAGCTCTAGACCTAATGCCTTGATGTCGGATATACCGGCGATCTTGGCAAGGGCCTCTGCGGCGGCCTTGTCGGCATCGGTGCAGGTTGGGGACTTGAAGAGCACCGTATCGCTAAGGATGGCCGATAGCATGAGCCCAGCCACCTTCGGATCAATCGGCTTTTTGTAAAGATCGCTGTATAGACGATAGAGTACGGTACCAGTGCAGCCTACTGGCATGGCACAGAAAAAGATCGGGCTTGCTGTGGTGATGTCGCCGATCTTGTGGTGATCCACTACTGCCATAAGTTCCCCCTTGTCCCAGTTGTCGGGCGCCTGTTTGATGTCGCTATGGTCCACCAACATGTACTGTTTGCCCGCTACGTCGGTCATAAGTTCTGGCATGGGCACGCCGAATTTTTTAAAGGCGAGTTCGGTCTCTGGATTGGGGTCGCCCTGGCGGCATGGAACCGCGTCTACGCCAAGCATCTTTTGCAACGCTGCAAATGCGACAGCTGAAGTTACGGAATCTGTATCCGGGCTCTTGTGTCCTAAAACATAAACTGGCATTTTAAAACCTCCTTGATTTTTTATTTCTTCACCGCCTCTTTGAATATCCAGAGCGGAGTTTATTAAAAGGATAAAAACATATTTCATTCTTTCTGTATCACAACCATCCATCTTTGCCAAGCCTTTTGTCGTTATGATTTATGTCAAAATGAATTTCGCCTCAATAAAACAAACCGATTTACTACGTCTTTTTAGGTTGTTTGACATGACAAATCCGCGGTAGGCTGATATACTAATAAAAATTTTGTCCGATATCCGTTCATGGCCTGGCGGGTCCCATATCCCTGTTTGCGGCGATGGGCGTCCTGTCCGCAAGCCTGTCTGCCGACTGACAGACCAGACTTGATCGGATCAGTGGTGCAAGGAGATTTAAAAATCAAGTTTCTTTTGTGCGTTATAGAATCAGGAGGTGGCTCTTTATGAAATTTTTTATCGACACCGCAAACCTTGATGAGATAAGAGACGCGGTCGCGCTTGGCATGGCCGACGGAGTCACCACCAATCCGTCGCTTATAGCCAAAGAGGGGTGTCCATTTGAAGAGAGGATAAGGGAGATATGCAGTTTGGTGAACGGGCCTGTCAGTGCAGAGGTCGTCAGCACTGAGGCGGGGGGTATGATAAAGGAGGCCCAAAGATTGGCTGTGATATCCCCCAATATCGTTGTCAAGATCCCAATGACCACGGAAGGGCTCAAGGCAACACGGGAGCTTGCTGGTCAGGGCGTCAAGACAAACATGACATTGGTCTTTTCCCCGCTCCAGGCACTCCTTGCCGCCAAGGCCGGCGCCGCATATGTAAGCCCGTTTGTCGGGAGGCTCGACGATATTGCGCAGACGGGTATGGAGCTGGTGGCGGACATCATACGGATATTCGACAACTATTGTTTTGATGCCGAGATTATCGTAGCCAGCGTAAGAAATCCCGTTCATGTCCTTGAGGCGGCGAGGCTTGGGGCCGATATCGCAACGATACCGTATAAGGTGATAGCGCAGCTTGTTTGTCACCCGCTGACAGACGCCGGCCTCAAGAAATTTTTATCCGATTGGGAAAAGGTTCCGAAAAATTAAATAACAAACAAGAGGAGGATATTCGCCTTGATGAGGTCTTGGCTAAGGATAGGTTGTCTTTCGATGATCCCTTTTCTGAGTGGTGTTTTTGCGGTTCTTTGCAGTGTTGGTGTCGGCCATGCGGACGGGCTGTATTGCTTTAGAGACGAGCGCGGGGTGATGCATTTTACGAATGTGCCTACGGACAGCAGGTATAAACTTATCGCCAGATACAAAAACATTACAGTGAGGGGCGCAATGGTCAGCTCGGTATCTAGGTCGAGGATTAGTCTGGCTTCATTGAATGGGGTTATTTCCAGCGCAGCCAGGAGTCACAATCTTGATCCAGCCCTTATAAAGGCCGTGATAAAGGCTGAGTCGGGTGGCCTTGCCGATGCGCGCTCCCAGAAAGGGGCTATAGGTCTCATGCAACTCATGCCTGATACCGCGGCAGAGCTGTATGTAGCAAATCCTTTTGACCCTGAGTTGAACATATGGGGGGGCGCCAAGTATTTGAGACAGATGATCGATAGATTTGGCGGCAATATCAGATTGGCTTTAGCTGCATATAATGCAGGCCCGGCCAGTGTAGAAAGGTTCGGGGGCGTCCCGCCGTTCCGCGAGACAAGGGAGTATGTGGACAAGGTCTTGGCGTTGTGGCGAGGCATGCAATAGGGATTGAGCGGTTGTTTATTGGTTATTTAGAATCAAAAATAAAACGTCTAGATTTTATGTTGATGAGGAGACCGACGCCTATCATGGTTGTTATCACAGATGAACCCCCATAGCTTATCATGGGGAGGGGTATGCCAACCACAGGCATGAGCCCGGTCACCATGCATATATTGATTACGGCCTGCCAGAACAGCATGGCCGTAATGCCGAAGGCCAGGAAAGATCCGAAGCGTTCCTTTGATTGAGAGGCTATCTGGAGCCCCCTTGCGATAATCAGGAAATACACCGAGAGCAGTATAAACGCACCGATGAATCCCCATTCCTCGGCCCATATGGAAAATGCGAAGTCTGTATGGACTTCAGGCAGAAAGTCGAGATGGGCCTGCGTCCCGGCCATATAACCCTTGCCGAACAGCTGGCCTGAGCCAATAGCGATCTTGGATTGGATGATGTGATAACCCGATCCCAAGGGATCGGACTCGGGATTCAGAAATATCTTTATTCGTTCCCTTTGATAGGGTTTCATCAATTTCCACGCGAGCGGTGCAGCAGCAATGCACGCTGTAGCAATGGTCAATATGGACGTCCAGCGTAGTCCGGCTACAAGTATTATGGATGCCATTATAAGCAGCACCAACAAGGCGGTGCCGAGGTCGGGCTGGCGGAAGATCAGAAAAAACGGCACTGCCATCAGTAAGGTGGGTCTTATGAGGTCTTTTATGCCATAACTGGGTTTTTCGTTGTGATAGAAATAGCTGCTGACCACAATAACCGTGCTCAGCTTGGCAAACTCTGATGGTTGTAGATTGAAGAACCCAAGTGGGATCCATCTCTGTGAGCCGCTTACACTTTTCCCAACAAAGATGACCAAAAGCAGCAACACAACCGTCAATATATATATATGTACGGCGTGTGATGCAAGCACCCT of Dissulfurimicrobium hydrothermale contains these proteins:
- a CDS encoding cytochrome c3 family protein; amino-acid sequence: MNESRSLKFLLIILVLIGLLLLLPGCKKEETNLKFNHKLHVIDNQMACATCHASGEKGKLQNPGMDKCSECHEIDTDHPSEKCLLCHSVKSAAHDYEVSESVPEKPKSYKDLKFSHEYHEGVECNTCHKGIDKQDSLSQIEWPDMFVCKRCHNGKEAPITCEVCHEKIRKDIAPESHHGDWTMHHGLESRFDRSCQFCHENQERFCQDCHRTQKPKDHIFNWKTTQHGEEATHDRRLCTTCHTASYCSDCHRSEQPISHRRADWMALSRENGHAEEARRNFRSCNVCHETSECMKCHQSIILRR
- a CDS encoding entericidin A/B family lipoprotein; translated protein: MFKKIIFVLFLASFCLTAAGCNTIHGLGKDIEKGGEAIQKSTR
- the lepB gene encoding signal peptidase I, which produces MKSTRYSIDTKQSGEHWGKAVWEYIQAILIALILALTIRTFVIQAFKIPSGSMMQTLLVGDHLLVNKFIYGVRNPFTQTLWIKGEKPKRGDVIVFIYPLDPSKDFIKRVIGIGGDTVEIINKKVYVNGRLYPDPPGVQHTDPRILPASVSPRDNMGPIIVPKDSLFVMGDNRDQSYDSRFWGFVPLKDVRGKALIIYWSWDSDDFRPRLDRIFKIIN
- the fsa gene encoding fructose-6-phosphate aldolase, encoding MKFFIDTANLDEIRDAVALGMADGVTTNPSLIAKEGCPFEERIREICSLVNGPVSAEVVSTEAGGMIKEAQRLAVISPNIVVKIPMTTEGLKATRELAGQGVKTNMTLVFSPLQALLAAKAGAAYVSPFVGRLDDIAQTGMELVADIIRIFDNYCFDAEIIVASVRNPVHVLEAARLGADIATIPYKVIAQLVCHPLTDAGLKKFLSDWEKVPKN
- the rodA gene encoding rod shape-determining protein RodA: MFDRKVFLHLDWWLLGYMAIIMIIGVINLNSASTAGSYYQWKQAQWYAAGTVFMLLCIIFDYRVLASHAVHIYILTVVLLLLVIFVGKSVSGSQRWIPLGFFNLQPSEFAKLSTVIVVSSYFYHNEKPSYGIKDLIRPTLLMAVPFFLIFRQPDLGTALLVLLIMASIILVAGLRWTSILTIATACIAAAPLAWKLMKPYQRERIKIFLNPESDPLGSGYHIIQSKIAIGSGQLFGKGYMAGTQAHLDFLPEVHTDFAFSIWAEEWGFIGAFILLSVYFLIIARGLQIASQSKERFGSFLAFGITAMLFWQAVINICMVTGLMPVVGIPLPMISYGGSSVITTMIGVGLLINIKSRRFIFDSK
- a CDS encoding manganese-dependent inorganic pyrophosphatase, which codes for MPVYVLGHKSPDTDSVTSAVAFAALQKMLGVDAVPCRQGDPNPETELAFKKFGVPMPELMTDVAGKQYMLVDHSDIKQAPDNWDKGELMAVVDHHKIGDITTASPIFFCAMPVGCTGTVLYRLYSDLYKKPIDPKVAGLMLSAILSDTVLFKSPTCTDADKAAAEALAKIAGISDIKALGLELAKAKSSVEGVPPMDLIHRDYKDFNMSGKTVGIGQLELVSLSQVSNDLKCAIMDNLKKMKVDGNRHSVFLMLTDTMEKEGTELLAVTDDPSIVEKAFGKKLEGNSVWLPGVMSRKKQMVPPLEKAFAA
- a CDS encoding transglycosylase SLT domain-containing protein, which gives rise to MRSWLRIGCLSMIPFLSGVFAVLCSVGVGHADGLYCFRDERGVMHFTNVPTDSRYKLIARYKNITVRGAMVSSVSRSRISLASLNGVISSAARSHNLDPALIKAVIKAESGGLADARSQKGAIGLMQLMPDTAAELYVANPFDPELNIWGGAKYLRQMIDRFGGNIRLALAAYNAGPASVERFGGVPPFRETREYVDKVLALWRGMQ
- a CDS encoding cytochrome c3 family protein — its product is MAAKSERGGLKSPFTSEGKRYFFDVGTADEMGVCYSCHPGGGPAEGIVQANGTVIPYTDSTLKPVHTYDRDFYDYSPYATTEALNSQASISDTIAAIGAPKAHDWHQSGVMEADCLLCHIDPQSPYALKAADGLKAQPFRPRLMIFASRQNGQVQSISLGMPLNYGLFNESAFSYTNDPQRMSRPTKMLALDMLPPDVVGQMMKMWTDGLKQIEKSGISLPYALYGPNVNKIWTSTGIKGAYCPNPAGPADEAARLANAAGAINQLFSQLLGFMQSKGLISSSATMNDMMALFFNDFIYGYKIKDQMGNLLPIPVPLRAYEPGKFYTDWDDCNASVRDYVRAPLIEGEGIPYSGKVGMGWGAAMYAVQRAMQGDSRYITPAGTPDVAAVMADVQKGVISQSAIQPALHEYLPNFFYMMPTAGLMGLDLNQDGAPLTYVRIDKSGGSWQAKAYWNTADLGDGYLRIDMFGGPKDIGSYKWVNICGQCHVMTKDHGNSEWNYARPYNLGMPADWVKNGQYVNFTNDIEASGYDVHMSSKKMGCGSCHLRAVGTVEDKHNFLKGTDTAHMVSNELDNNPKPKTCEYCHLSGGDPQAPNPTAAHEEKFGENTGRHMAEIACETCHVPYRRTWRFRTFDDTMGYFSNFDNRMGYNILPGGDGKMAAYPPEYALSPVYGTSPGYGIAHFNMLSQHIDANGGGVVPMDYVSQMVDYFNMSGSADPGQIVNGMPTNPGFDFWRYFYEASLNQYKAMGVPLNYDPAHDNEVFPPLYYANSRNGYPQIVIGNPITIMTWVDANPQPDHDMSDLPYGGAKVLYLREINAAIQAYIPPLQVGAVDPRTLAGIPPNDPNWARNPNVGKIILKDSGYVIFDHTGDMYPDLWWDEDVRAMQQALVKVLKAEGETDPKPIIFVAAHYFSDSHGVQPKEKALGARSCFDCHGDYTKDPGAHRITDRIITYVSWAPPWFRDDNRVMKYDPAKGMVPANPNGLFIVDGEVAYIQPQQADNLSVLGAKAQDVLALSKHHAEELFYITSEGSVRGYDITEINDPSKFTPDELAAEYAKQVVNGPWSDKLYFYIPEDLKPELSECGFQPQAESVYLDGIGLADAYVLRLGLNTAEKKAMIVKLPFTGAQPEIWTKVAGDTVFRKDASAAIVGYSSAYVVAKVNHPGEFVCVEHGLVSGANSDLWKPFIKK